In Spirochaeta lutea, a genomic segment contains:
- a CDS encoding VOC family protein, producing MQLGAFSISLAVKDLQASKAFYEALGFTVFGGQAEHHYLIMKNGPAIIGLFQGMFSQNILTFNPRWDQECNTLENLPDVRDIHAEVRRQGLKTEQEALESESGPGSFVIVDPDGNPVLIDQHC from the coding sequence ATGCAATTAGGCGCTTTCTCGATAAGTCTGGCCGTCAAGGATCTACAGGCCTCCAAGGCCTTCTACGAGGCCTTGGGATTTACTGTTTTCGGCGGACAAGCTGAGCATCATTACCTGATCATGAAGAACGGTCCGGCCATCATCGGCCTGTTTCAGGGTATGTTTTCCCAGAATATTTTGACCTTCAACCCCCGGTGGGATCAAGAATGTAACACCCTGGAGAATCTTCCCGATGTCCGGGATATCCATGCTGAGGTACGCCGCCAGGGCTTGAAGACCGAGCAGGAGGCATTAGAAAGCGAAAGCGGCCCGGGCAGCTTCGTGATAGTGGATCCTGACGGAAACCCGGTACTCATTGACCAGCATTGTTAG
- a CDS encoding MATE family efflux transporter produces MKKDKTLWGIAFPLMLNMLISQVQLIIDRAFLGRIQVEYMSALGNVTAPLWTSLSVIFAITTGATILMSQAIGADNEPRVRQLAHSVLKFNSLMAIGLFLLWSFFARQIFQAMGVAEPVLGYCLAYMTYLLPVILLTGIISASTSILQSYGFTRPIMIAGIVRSALNIILDWLLIFGNWGFPELGLEGAALATSLAEAGGLIIFLVLLFHPKTLPFTLRVREILRAPLGFYKEISMKGLPSAGEEFLWNIGNLGLLRLLNTISMLAAGIHTIIFSIEIIPAMVFIALGQGVMTLAGHRTGEGNRQEAIRIGYRGILDSWIISTVILVIFLVLPRQILGIFTNDPQTMETSITILVIAGLKSYPRSLNIVLGSAIRGYGDTQWMFKTQILGTILVLGAAALGLFAFNMGIVGVFWAVFLDEAVRGVLNFFRFRRGPDLPVAVQPAGA; encoded by the coding sequence GTGAAAAAGGACAAAACCCTCTGGGGCATTGCATTTCCGTTGATGCTCAATATGCTCATTTCCCAGGTACAGCTGATCATCGACCGTGCCTTTCTCGGCCGGATTCAGGTGGAATACATGAGCGCCCTGGGCAATGTGACGGCTCCCCTGTGGACCTCTCTGTCGGTGATCTTCGCCATTACCACAGGCGCAACCATCCTGATGAGTCAGGCCATCGGGGCAGATAATGAGCCCCGGGTCCGCCAGCTGGCCCACAGCGTCTTGAAGTTCAACAGCCTAATGGCTATCGGGTTGTTCTTACTGTGGAGCTTTTTTGCCCGGCAGATATTCCAGGCTATGGGTGTGGCGGAACCGGTGTTGGGATACTGTCTGGCCTACATGACCTATCTGCTCCCGGTCATTCTCCTGACGGGTATCATCTCCGCCAGCACCAGCATTTTACAGTCCTACGGATTTACCCGGCCCATCATGATCGCCGGGATCGTGCGGTCCGCATTGAACATTATCCTGGACTGGCTGCTGATCTTCGGAAACTGGGGGTTTCCTGAGTTGGGACTCGAGGGCGCCGCCCTGGCCACCTCCTTGGCAGAGGCCGGAGGCCTTATCATTTTCCTGGTATTGCTCTTTCATCCCAAGACCCTGCCCTTTACCCTTCGGGTCAGGGAGATACTCCGGGCTCCCCTGGGGTTTTACAAGGAGATTTCCATGAAGGGGCTGCCATCCGCAGGGGAAGAGTTCCTGTGGAACATTGGAAACCTGGGGCTGCTGCGCTTATTAAATACCATCAGTATGCTGGCTGCGGGCATCCACACCATCATTTTTAGCATTGAGATTATCCCCGCCATGGTATTCATCGCACTGGGACAGGGGGTAATGACCCTGGCGGGACACCGGACCGGGGAGGGAAACCGTCAGGAGGCTATCCGGATCGGGTACCGTGGAATCCTGGATAGCTGGATCATATCCACGGTTATTTTGGTGATTTTCTTGGTATTACCCCGGCAGATCCTGGGAATCTTTACCAACGATCCCCAGACCATGGAAACCTCTATTACCATCCTGGTTATCGCGGGGCTTAAATCCTATCCGCGGTCCTTAAATATCGTCCTGGGATCGGCTATCCGGGGGTACGGGGATACCCAGTGGATGTTCAAGACCCAGATCCTGGGGACCATTCTGGTTCTTGGAGCCGCTGCTCTGGGACTGTTCGCCTTCAATATGGGTATTGTCGGGGTCTTCTGGGCGGTGTTTCTGGATGAAGCGGTTCGCGGGGTGTTGAACTTCTTCCGCTTCCGCCGCGGTCCTGATCTTCCGGTGGCGGTTCAACCTGCAGGTGCCTAA
- a CDS encoding MFS transporter, whose translation MKTGKQRKKRNTAGLLSSLYAYSFFADFVLIFPLYGVMISQSGIQPWQVAMLFALWSVTTFVLEVPSGVWADRYSRRNILVLGQVFRGAAFGLWLMLPNFLGFLIGFILWGVECALRSGTFEALLYDELAALGREAEFTKVFGRTRAISSGAMVAAAVLASPAVLLGYPVILGMSCFASVAAALCLRLVPETEKQDSTQEDQPGFVMMLTQGVKTIQHTPGVFGLLMFVSLALVFSGALEEYWAIVADQAGMPAYWLGLYIAGITGAEALAGLLAHRFTGLTAPWFYLLFAVTGGLLILTGMIFTPPALAIILGFVFISGIIQTVYEGRLQEAIPSSLRATLSSFKGLLVELKALALYAAIGGLAQASGYSVSLAVLGGVILLAGLGFLVFTFLRKVL comes from the coding sequence ATGAAAACCGGAAAACAACGAAAAAAAAGAAATACTGCTGGATTACTTTCCTCCCTCTACGCCTACAGCTTTTTCGCGGATTTTGTGCTGATTTTTCCCCTCTACGGGGTCATGATCAGTCAGTCGGGAATACAACCTTGGCAGGTGGCTATGCTTTTCGCCCTCTGGTCGGTAACCACCTTTGTATTGGAGGTGCCCTCGGGAGTGTGGGCGGACCGGTACTCCCGGCGGAATATCCTGGTTCTGGGCCAGGTTTTCCGGGGTGCAGCCTTCGGTTTGTGGCTGATGCTGCCGAATTTTTTGGGATTCTTGATAGGATTCATCCTCTGGGGGGTTGAGTGTGCCCTACGCTCCGGAACCTTCGAGGCTCTGCTGTACGATGAATTAGCTGCTCTGGGCAGGGAGGCAGAATTTACCAAGGTTTTCGGTCGTACCCGAGCCATAAGCTCCGGGGCTATGGTAGCGGCAGCGGTCCTCGCCTCTCCGGCGGTGTTACTGGGGTATCCGGTTATCCTTGGTATGAGTTGTTTCGCCAGTGTGGCAGCCGCCCTGTGTCTCCGCCTGGTACCCGAGACGGAAAAGCAGGATTCAACCCAAGAGGACCAGCCCGGGTTCGTTATGATGTTGACCCAGGGCGTGAAAACAATCCAGCACACCCCCGGTGTTTTCGGGCTCCTTATGTTTGTTTCCCTGGCGCTGGTATTCAGCGGCGCCCTGGAAGAGTACTGGGCCATCGTTGCGGACCAGGCGGGTATGCCCGCCTATTGGCTCGGATTGTATATCGCCGGGATTACTGGGGCCGAGGCCCTGGCCGGTCTCCTTGCCCATCGGTTTACTGGACTTACCGCCCCTTGGTTTTACCTGCTCTTTGCCGTTACCGGAGGCCTTTTAATCCTGACAGGGATGATATTTACGCCCCCGGCCCTCGCCATAATCCTTGGTTTCGTGTTTATTTCCGGTATTATCCAGACGGTTTACGAGGGACGTCTGCAGGAGGCGATCCCATCCTCCCTCCGGGCAACCCTTTCCTCCTTCAAGGGGCTCCTGGTTGAGTTGAAGGCTCTGGCTCTGTATGCAGCCATCGGGGGACTGGCTCAGGCCTCGGGATACTCCGTAAGTTTGGCGGTTCTGGGCGGGGTGATCCTACTTGCAGGTCTTGGATTTCTGGTGTTTACTTTCCTCAGGAAGGTGTTGTAG